A genomic region of Haliotis asinina isolate JCU_RB_2024 chromosome 1, JCU_Hal_asi_v2, whole genome shotgun sequence contains the following coding sequences:
- the LOC137256808 gene encoding uncharacterized protein isoform X3: protein MIPFVALLVWSFLGSVSSQRILWSGSAREITIPLDGTGPHVTGIPIGPQMSGLPLAPQISVPVEVRSQPWLRKRTSFPVSQSFPVQYPKFPLRYPKEFTKAFLPKHQIQTSQQPIRVHYPQMHGYKHLQEQMKPFDPKPYYGTPLSDWKTSVGGNVFVVPSSSNKVYTDPVILAGYLRAVKSGDLWKPNYFPGQTITNNLQIPGGGVVLAGDGSDATVAGPTGSYSIDGGDVDRVSLV from the exons ATGATCCCGTTCGTAGCTCTGCTGGTCTGGTCGTTTCTCGGATCCGTGTCAAGCCAAC GCATCCTGTGGTCAGGTAgtgcaagggagataacaatTCCTCTTGATGGGACTGGACCTCATGTAACTGGCATTCCCATCGGACCTCAGATGTCCGGACTGCCTCTGGCACCCCAAATCTCGGTTCCAGTAGAAGTTCGATCACAGCCATGGCTCCGGAAAAGAACTTCCTTCCCAGTATCGCAATCGTTCCCTGTGCAGTATCCCAAGTTCCCATTGCGCTACCCTAAGGAATTCACGAAAGCGTTTCTTCcaaaacatcaaatacaaaCTTCCCAACAACCAATAAGAGTGCATTACCCTCAAATGCATGGTTACAAACATCTTCAGGAACAAATGAAACCATTCGACCCAAAACCATATTACGGGACTCCACTCTCTGACTGGAAAACCAGCGTTGGTGGAAACGTCTTTGTTGTTCCGTCGTCTTCAAATAAGGTGTATACAGATCCAGTGATCCTCGCGGGATATCTCCGTGCAGTGAAGAGTGGAGATTTGTGGAAACCAAACTACTTTCCTGGACAAACGATCACCAATAATCTGCAAATACCTGGCGGCGGTGTCGTCCTAGCTGGAGACGGAAGTGACGCAACGGTCGCCGGCCCAACCGGAAGTTATTCGATTGATGGCGGTGACGTGGACAGGGTTAGTTTGGTATAA
- the LOC137285152 gene encoding mucin-19-like: protein MSLLSFKQTGKGGRETVYRMHELTAMTYWPVILCTLAFCCGVHAQPFSATRIRSLLPQSVAFKLLLLKPPASSGSLLPQREAPTISQRGPFNGNRLIRSDPRLGSSLVQPLLDPTYGSNQFSDVGGYSETISPTGFPEGLSGSGIFAGTSGGSLGFSGGNPLDLSGIDSTGLPGNFMGSGGLLGDMTGAGNAGLTLEQLSGGFGQDPVGDLIGTSGQSGGLPGLHLTPGSLTSVFPGGADTLVGQSENSQGFGMYVGQPSDFLGTEQQNVNNGMGMNIFPERIPTSPPQTQVIPTKPPTTTGQSQGLTSGSVMALVDKKQRQNTVGTQSQKMQPTLSKSRQKPTKEGAMGQLPGSAVIGIANGQIQMPHRPALVGVGPPIIERGTILPPSAVLPDGGVVVGVDGSDATVQSPGGIETTVDGTDINQEVVV from the exons ATGTCACTACTGTCATTCAAACAGACAGGCAAGGGTGGAAGGGAGACGGTGTACCGCATGCATG AACTTACGGCAATGACGTACTGGCCTGTCATCTTGTGTACTTTGGCGTTCTGTTGCGGGGTGCATGCGCAGCCTTTCAGTGCAACAC GTATTCGCTCGCTCCTGCCCCAAAGCGTTGCCTTTAAACTGCTCCTTCTAAAACCACCCGCATCCAGCGGCAGCTTGTTGCCACAAAGAGAAGCCCCAACAATTTCACAGAGAGGGCCGTTCAACGGAAATCGGCTTATTCGATCTGATCCACGACTTGGCTCTAGCTTGGTACAGCCTCTACTTGACCCTACTTATGGCAGCAACCAGTTCAGTGACGTTGGTGGTTACTCTGAGACCATTTCACCAACCGGTTTTCCCGAAGGTCTGTCTGGATCTGGCATATTTGCTGGTACTTCCGGGGGGTCTTTGGGTTTCAGTGGAGGTAATCCTCTTGACTTGTCTGGCATTGATTCAACCGGGCTTCCTGGGAACTTCATGGGGTCCGGGGGTTTACTTGGCGACATGACAGGCGCTGGGAATGCTGGACTAACCCTTGAACAACTTTCGGGTGGATTTGGTCAAGACCCCGTTGGCGATTTGATCGGAACGTCGGGACAGAGTGGAGGTCTCCCTGGACTGCACTTGACACCGGGTAGTCTTACAAGTGTTTTTCCTGGTGGAGCAGACACACTAGTTGGACAATCTGAGAATTCACAGGGATTTGGCATGTATGTGGGGCAGCCTAGCGATTTCCTTGGCACAG AGCAGCAGAACGTTAACAATGGAATGGGAATGAACATCTTTCCGGAACGTATTCCAACGTCTCCACCTCAAACACAAGTGATTCCCACAAAACCTCCGACGACCACTGGTCAGTCGCAAGGGCTTACCTCTGGATCCGTAATGGCTTTGGTGGACAAAAAACAAAGACAGAACACTGTTGGAACTCAGTCGCAGAAAATGCAGCCTACTTTATCCAAATCTCGGCAAAAGCCAACAAAAGAAGGGGCGATGGGACAACTCCCTGGATCTGCTGTAATTGGCATAGCGAATGGGCAAATTCAAATGCCCCATCGCCCAGCACTGGTCGGAGTTGGACCACCTATCATTGAACGAGGAACCATACTCCCTCCAAGTGCTGTTTTGCCTGACGGTGGAGTGGTGGTTGGTGTTGATGGCTCTGATGCAACCGTTCAGTCTCCTGGTGGAATAGAAACGACAGTGGATGGAACTGACATAAACCAGGAAGTGGTTGTCTGA
- the LOC137256782 gene encoding uncharacterized protein DDB_G0285291-like isoform X2: protein MNVLQILVAVMAACCAVQGRNIRSRRFVNQPQPGLLPPGNNHLDIQRLMALLRNPMMMKWLVQGTGQQQQQQQQQQQQQQQQQVQGMGQIPQAEVTPQSSLNQGQPQTESRLSPTKSQTQVLGQTPAQNQGQGQQGQTNNGQTQQAPAPAKNANTPKTLDPMQQFMGYSNMFTDPTFLRYFQQFMRRVDRIKPTYRKGDFIPPNGLFPGGYVISPDGTDAEVRDIYGNMHSIDGGSFQA from the exons atgaatgttctTCAAATTCTCGTAGCTGTTATGGCAGCATGCTGTGCAGTTCAAGGGAGAAATATCC GTTCCAGGCGTTTTGTAAACCAGCCACAGCCAG GTTTACTCCCACCAGGCAACAATCATCTGGATATACAAAGGCTTATGGCACTCTTGAGGAATCCaatgatgatgaaatggcttgttCAGGGTACtggtcaacaacaacaacaacaacaacaacaacaacaacaacaacaacaacaacaggtacAAGGGATGGGTCAAATTCCACAAGCTGAAGTAACTCCTCAATCGTCCTTAAATCAAGGTCAACCTCAAACAGAATCTCGTCTTTCCCCGACGAAATCTCAAACACAAGTTTTGGGACAGACACCTGCCCAAAATCAAGGTCAGGGTCAGCAGGGTCAAACAAACAACGGTCAAACACAACAGGCTCCCGCCCCAGCTAAAAATGCCAATACACCTAAAACACTCGATCCCATGCAGCAGTTCATGGGATACTCAAATATGTTCACCGACCCAACCTTTTTACGATACTTTCAACAATTTATGAGAAGGGTGGACAGGATTAAGCCAACATACAGGAAAGGGGACTTTATCCCCCCAAACGGCCTTTTCCCTGGAGGATACGTTATATCTCCTGATGGCACTGATGCAGAAGTAAGAGATATATATGGAAATATGCACTCTATTGATGGTGGCTCTTTCCAGGCATAA
- the LOC137256808 gene encoding uncharacterized protein isoform X2, whose protein sequence is MLGESLGQTRVKDSKELTMIPFVALLVWSFLGSVSSQRILWSGSAREITIPLDGTGPHVTGIPIGPQMSGLPLAPQISVPVEVRSQPWLRKRTSFPVSQSFPVQYPKFPLRYPKEFTKAFLPKHQIQTSQQPIRVHYPQMHGYKHLQEQMKPFDPKPYYGTPLSDWKTSVGGNVFVVPSSSNKVYTDPVILAGYLRAVKSGDLWKPNYFPGQTITNNLQIPGGGVVLAGDGSDATVAGPTGSYSIDGGDVDRVSLV, encoded by the exons ATGCTCGGAGAGAGTCTGGGGCAGACTCGAGTGAAGGACAGTAAG gaacTGACAATGATCCCGTTCGTAGCTCTGCTGGTCTGGTCGTTTCTCGGATCCGTGTCAAGCCAAC GCATCCTGTGGTCAGGTAgtgcaagggagataacaatTCCTCTTGATGGGACTGGACCTCATGTAACTGGCATTCCCATCGGACCTCAGATGTCCGGACTGCCTCTGGCACCCCAAATCTCGGTTCCAGTAGAAGTTCGATCACAGCCATGGCTCCGGAAAAGAACTTCCTTCCCAGTATCGCAATCGTTCCCTGTGCAGTATCCCAAGTTCCCATTGCGCTACCCTAAGGAATTCACGAAAGCGTTTCTTCcaaaacatcaaatacaaaCTTCCCAACAACCAATAAGAGTGCATTACCCTCAAATGCATGGTTACAAACATCTTCAGGAACAAATGAAACCATTCGACCCAAAACCATATTACGGGACTCCACTCTCTGACTGGAAAACCAGCGTTGGTGGAAACGTCTTTGTTGTTCCGTCGTCTTCAAATAAGGTGTATACAGATCCAGTGATCCTCGCGGGATATCTCCGTGCAGTGAAGAGTGGAGATTTGTGGAAACCAAACTACTTTCCTGGACAAACGATCACCAATAATCTGCAAATACCTGGCGGCGGTGTCGTCCTAGCTGGAGACGGAAGTGACGCAACGGTCGCCGGCCCAACCGGAAGTTATTCGATTGATGGCGGTGACGTGGACAGGGTTAGTTTGGTATAA
- the LOC137256782 gene encoding uncharacterized protein isoform X1: MMSFREVRYGTAVSESPLLYIYSYSDVFCACFYADVFRYLSIKGDTDDSISSPVLFALYCGRSSRDSRKKMNVLQILVAVMAACCAVQGRNIRSRRFVNQPQPGLLPPGNNHLDIQRLMALLRNPMMMKWLVQGTGQQQQQQQQQQQQQQQQQVQGMGQIPQAEVTPQSSLNQGQPQTESRLSPTKSQTQVLGQTPAQNQGQGQQGQTNNGQTQQAPAPAKNANTPKTLDPMQQFMGYSNMFTDPTFLRYFQQFMRRVDRIKPTYRKGDFIPPNGLFPGGYVISPDGTDAEVRDIYGNMHSIDGGSFQA; the protein is encoded by the exons ATGATGTCTTTTCGTGAGGTCAGGTATGGTACAGCGGTGTCTGAATCACCTTTACTGTACATTTATAGTTACAGTGACGTGTTTTGCGCATGTTTTTACGCCGATGTTTTTCGATATCTTAGTATAAAAGGGGATACGGACGATTCTATCTCCAGTCCAGTATTATTTGCCTTGTATTGTGGCAGAAGTTCCAGAGACTCACGT aaaaaaatgaatgttctTCAAATTCTCGTAGCTGTTATGGCAGCATGCTGTGCAGTTCAAGGGAGAAATATCC GTTCCAGGCGTTTTGTAAACCAGCCACAGCCAG GTTTACTCCCACCAGGCAACAATCATCTGGATATACAAAGGCTTATGGCACTCTTGAGGAATCCaatgatgatgaaatggcttgttCAGGGTACtggtcaacaacaacaacaacaacaacaacaacaacaacaacaacaacaacaacaggtacAAGGGATGGGTCAAATTCCACAAGCTGAAGTAACTCCTCAATCGTCCTTAAATCAAGGTCAACCTCAAACAGAATCTCGTCTTTCCCCGACGAAATCTCAAACACAAGTTTTGGGACAGACACCTGCCCAAAATCAAGGTCAGGGTCAGCAGGGTCAAACAAACAACGGTCAAACACAACAGGCTCCCGCCCCAGCTAAAAATGCCAATACACCTAAAACACTCGATCCCATGCAGCAGTTCATGGGATACTCAAATATGTTCACCGACCCAACCTTTTTACGATACTTTCAACAATTTATGAGAAGGGTGGACAGGATTAAGCCAACATACAGGAAAGGGGACTTTATCCCCCCAAACGGCCTTTTCCCTGGAGGATACGTTATATCTCCTGATGGCACTGATGCAGAAGTAAGAGATATATATGGAAATATGCACTCTATTGATGGTGGCTCTTTCCAGGCATAA
- the LOC137256808 gene encoding uncharacterized protein isoform X1 translates to MSDTIFHTTVTCASPLGKELTMIPFVALLVWSFLGSVSSQRILWSGSAREITIPLDGTGPHVTGIPIGPQMSGLPLAPQISVPVEVRSQPWLRKRTSFPVSQSFPVQYPKFPLRYPKEFTKAFLPKHQIQTSQQPIRVHYPQMHGYKHLQEQMKPFDPKPYYGTPLSDWKTSVGGNVFVVPSSSNKVYTDPVILAGYLRAVKSGDLWKPNYFPGQTITNNLQIPGGGVVLAGDGSDATVAGPTGSYSIDGGDVDRVSLV, encoded by the exons gaacTGACAATGATCCCGTTCGTAGCTCTGCTGGTCTGGTCGTTTCTCGGATCCGTGTCAAGCCAAC GCATCCTGTGGTCAGGTAgtgcaagggagataacaatTCCTCTTGATGGGACTGGACCTCATGTAACTGGCATTCCCATCGGACCTCAGATGTCCGGACTGCCTCTGGCACCCCAAATCTCGGTTCCAGTAGAAGTTCGATCACAGCCATGGCTCCGGAAAAGAACTTCCTTCCCAGTATCGCAATCGTTCCCTGTGCAGTATCCCAAGTTCCCATTGCGCTACCCTAAGGAATTCACGAAAGCGTTTCTTCcaaaacatcaaatacaaaCTTCCCAACAACCAATAAGAGTGCATTACCCTCAAATGCATGGTTACAAACATCTTCAGGAACAAATGAAACCATTCGACCCAAAACCATATTACGGGACTCCACTCTCTGACTGGAAAACCAGCGTTGGTGGAAACGTCTTTGTTGTTCCGTCGTCTTCAAATAAGGTGTATACAGATCCAGTGATCCTCGCGGGATATCTCCGTGCAGTGAAGAGTGGAGATTTGTGGAAACCAAACTACTTTCCTGGACAAACGATCACCAATAATCTGCAAATACCTGGCGGCGGTGTCGTCCTAGCTGGAGACGGAAGTGACGCAACGGTCGCCGGCCCAACCGGAAGTTATTCGATTGATGGCGGTGACGTGGACAGGGTTAGTTTGGTATAA